One genomic segment of Agelaius phoeniceus isolate bAgePho1 chromosome 32, bAgePho1.hap1, whole genome shotgun sequence includes these proteins:
- the LOC143696268 gene encoding uncharacterized protein LOC143696268, with the protein MGTPKPPQGGNPPKAGTPPPQNLLDPQSALSPPPGSPPKIPWGPPRPGDPQILCVSPPVPPEPVTVTVTHLSHTCHTPVTVTHLSHTCHCHTPVTVTHLSHTVTVTHLSHTVTVTHCHCHTPVTHLSLSHTCHCHSPVTHLSHTCHTPVTCHTLSVTPTWCHLALSHPQPPPPPPPPGVTCWPLPPPGYFLYFHGKDLEIKKQRNGNGCGGGEGHTWGQLGTAGDTPITHPLHTWGQLGHTWGHTWGHLGYTWGQLGQTWDILDTPGYTWDTPGGTWGTPETHLAHLGHLRHTWAHPLHTWVHLGAPETHLGHLGVHLGHTWTHLGTHLGYT; encoded by the exons atggggaccccaaaacccccccagg GGGGGAACCCCCCAAAAGCtggaaccccccccccccaaaatctgctGGACCCCCAAAgtgccctgagccccccccCTGGGagcccccccaaaattccctggggaccccccaggcctggggacccccaaatcctttgtgtgtcccccccagtgccacctgaGCCAGTCACCGTCACTGTCAcacacctgtcacacacctgtcacacac ctgtcactgtcacacacctgtcacacacctgtcactgtcacacacctgtcactgtcacac acctgtcacacactgtcactgtcacacac CTGTCacacactgtcactgtcacacactgccactgtcacacacctgtcacacacctgtcactgtcacacaccTGTCACTGTCACTCACCTGTCAC tcacctgtcacacacctgtcacacac CTGTCACCTGTCACACACTGTCAGTCACCCCCACCTGGTGTCACCTGGCGCTGtcacacccccagcccccccctcccccccccccccccggtgtCACCTGctggcccctcccccccccgggatattttttgtattttcatggAAAAGATTTGGAGATAAAAAAACAGAGAAACGGGAACGGCtgtgggggaggggagggacacacctggggacagctggggacagctggggacacacccaTTACACACCCAttacacacctggggacagctgggacacacctggggacacacctggggacacctgggatatacctggggacagctgggacagaccTGGGACATCTTGGACACAcctggatacacctgggacacacctgggggcactTGGGGCACACCTGAGACACACCTTGCACACCTGGGACATCtcagacacacctgggcacacccattgcacacctgggtacacctgggggcacctgagacacacctgggacatcTTGGGGTACACttgggacacacctggacacacctggggacacacctgggatacacatag